A single region of the Betta splendens chromosome 12, fBetSpl5.4, whole genome shotgun sequence genome encodes:
- the rpl37 gene encoding 60S ribosomal protein L37 isoform X2 encodes MTKGTSSFGKRRNKTHTLCRRCGAKAYHLQKSTCGKCGYPQKRKRKYNWSAKAKRRNTTGTGRMRHLKVVYRRFRNGFREGTTPKPKRAAVAASSSS; translated from the exons ATG ACGAAGGGAACATCGTCTTTCGGTAAGCGCCGGAACAAGACGCACACTCTGTGCCGTCGTTGCGGGGCCAAAGCCTACCACCTGCAGAAGTCCACCTGTGGCAAGTGTGGCTATCCTCAGAAGCGCAAGAGAAAGT ACAACTGGAGTGCTAAGGCCAAGAGGAGGAACACCACTGGCACTGGACGCATGAGACACCTTAAGGTCGTCTACCGCAGATTCAG GAATGGTTTCCGGGAAGGTACCACCCCCAAACCCAAACGTGCTGCAGTGGCTGCCTCCAGCTCATCCTAA
- the st8sia5 gene encoding alpha-2,8-sialyltransferase 8E isoform X2, protein MLRRRIGYSDPSSGKDILSNRSLCFIFICAFGLVTLLQQILCGKNYIKSAQQFSRLKGDETGNWTGPINFSDDGPVRHARNGRKRYLENYHGSFEFNSTACKGFRQDIMDIKVLTMVKTSELFERWRNLHMCRWEQNKEEASNFKMSLSRCCNAPSFLFTTKRNTPAGTKLRYEVDTSGILPITNEVFKMFPDDMPYSKSQYKKCAVIGNGGIIKNSKCGKEIDSADFVFRCNIPPIGDKYSADVGMKTDLVTINPSIITERFQKLEKWRRPFFKVLQNYNSSVVLPAFYNTRNTDVSFRVKYLLDDFDSQRAVFFFHPQYLLNVQRFWAVQGIRAKRLSSGLMLATAALEMCEEVHLYGFWAFPMNPSGIFITHHYYDNVKPRPGFHAMPNELFNFIHMHTRGILHVHTGPCT, encoded by the exons ATGCTGCGCCGAAGGATTGGATACTCCGACCCCTCGTCGGGTAAAGATATACTCAGCAATAGGTCTCtttgtttcatatttatatGCGCATTTGGACTCGTCACACTGTTGCAACAAATCCTTTGTGGGAAGAACTACATTAAGAG TGCACAACAGTTTAGCCGACTCAAAGGGGACGAGACAGGAAATTGGACCGGTCCCATTAATTTCTCGGATGACGGACCCGTGCGGCATGCCAGAAATGGAAGGAAAAG GTACCTGGAGAATTATCATGGCTCCTTTGAGTTCAACTCCACTGCATGCAAGGGGTTCAGACAGGACATTATGGACATCAAAGTCTTGACAAT GGTGAAAACCTCCGAGCTGTTCGAGAGGTGGCGAAACCTGCACATGTGTAGGTGGGAGCAGAACAAAGAGGAGGCCAGCAACTTCAA GATGTCCCTGTCGCGCTGCTGTAACGCTCCTTCCTTTCTGTTCACCACCAAGAGGAACACTCCCGCAGGCACCAAGCTGAGGTACGAGGTGGACACCAGCGGCATCCTTCCCATCACCAACGAGGTCTTCAAGATGTTCCCGGAT GATATGCCCTATTCCAAGTCTCAGTACAAGAAATGTGCTGTTATAGGAAATGGCGGCATCATCAAGAACAGCAAATGTGGAAAGGAGATTGACTCGGCAGATTTTGTGTTTAG GTGCAACATTCCACCTATCGGTGACAAGTACTCAGCTGATGTCGGCATGAAAACAGATCTGGTGACAATAAATCCAAGTATTATTACAGAGAG ATTCCAGAAGCTGGAGAAGTGGCGGCGGCCGTTTTTCAAGGTCCTGCAGAATTACAACTCCTCCGTGGTGCTGCCGGCCTTCTACAACACCCGCAACACCGACGTCTCGTTCCGGGTCAAGTACTTGCTGGACGACTTCGACTCCCAGAGGGCCGTGTTCTTCTTCCACCCGCAGTACCTGCTCAACGTGCAGCGCTTCTGGGCGGTGCAGGGCATCCGGGCCAAGCGGCTCAGCAGCGGCCTGATGCTGGCGACGGCCGCCTTGGAGATGTGCGAGGAGGTGCACCTCTACGGCTTCTGGGCGTTTCCCATGAACCCCTCCGGCATCTTCATCACGCACCACTACTACGACAACGTGAAGCCGCGGCCCGGCTTCCACGCCATGCCCAACGAGCTCTTCAACTTCatccacatgcacacgcgcggGATCCTCCACGTGCACACGGGCCCGTGCACGTGA
- the st8sia5 gene encoding alpha-2,8-sialyltransferase 8E isoform X3 — protein MLRRRIGYSDPSSGKDILSNRSLCFIFICAFGLVTLLQQILCGKNYIKRYLENYHGSFEFNSTACKGFRQDIMDIKVLTMVKTSELFERWRNLHMCRWEQNKEEASNFKMSLSRCCNAPSFLFTTKRNTPAGTKLRYEVDTSGILPITNEVFKMFPDDMPYSKSQYKKCAVIGNGGIIKNSKCGKEIDSADFVFRCNIPPIGDKYSADVGMKTDLVTINPSIITERFQKLEKWRRPFFKVLQNYNSSVVLPAFYNTRNTDVSFRVKYLLDDFDSQRAVFFFHPQYLLNVQRFWAVQGIRAKRLSSGLMLATAALEMCEEVHLYGFWAFPMNPSGIFITHHYYDNVKPRPGFHAMPNELFNFIHMHTRGILHVHTGPCT, from the exons ATGCTGCGCCGAAGGATTGGATACTCCGACCCCTCGTCGGGTAAAGATATACTCAGCAATAGGTCTCtttgtttcatatttatatGCGCATTTGGACTCGTCACACTGTTGCAACAAATCCTTTGTGGGAAGAACTACATTAAGAG GTACCTGGAGAATTATCATGGCTCCTTTGAGTTCAACTCCACTGCATGCAAGGGGTTCAGACAGGACATTATGGACATCAAAGTCTTGACAAT GGTGAAAACCTCCGAGCTGTTCGAGAGGTGGCGAAACCTGCACATGTGTAGGTGGGAGCAGAACAAAGAGGAGGCCAGCAACTTCAA GATGTCCCTGTCGCGCTGCTGTAACGCTCCTTCCTTTCTGTTCACCACCAAGAGGAACACTCCCGCAGGCACCAAGCTGAGGTACGAGGTGGACACCAGCGGCATCCTTCCCATCACCAACGAGGTCTTCAAGATGTTCCCGGAT GATATGCCCTATTCCAAGTCTCAGTACAAGAAATGTGCTGTTATAGGAAATGGCGGCATCATCAAGAACAGCAAATGTGGAAAGGAGATTGACTCGGCAGATTTTGTGTTTAG GTGCAACATTCCACCTATCGGTGACAAGTACTCAGCTGATGTCGGCATGAAAACAGATCTGGTGACAATAAATCCAAGTATTATTACAGAGAG ATTCCAGAAGCTGGAGAAGTGGCGGCGGCCGTTTTTCAAGGTCCTGCAGAATTACAACTCCTCCGTGGTGCTGCCGGCCTTCTACAACACCCGCAACACCGACGTCTCGTTCCGGGTCAAGTACTTGCTGGACGACTTCGACTCCCAGAGGGCCGTGTTCTTCTTCCACCCGCAGTACCTGCTCAACGTGCAGCGCTTCTGGGCGGTGCAGGGCATCCGGGCCAAGCGGCTCAGCAGCGGCCTGATGCTGGCGACGGCCGCCTTGGAGATGTGCGAGGAGGTGCACCTCTACGGCTTCTGGGCGTTTCCCATGAACCCCTCCGGCATCTTCATCACGCACCACTACTACGACAACGTGAAGCCGCGGCCCGGCTTCCACGCCATGCCCAACGAGCTCTTCAACTTCatccacatgcacacgcgcggGATCCTCCACGTGCACACGGGCCCGTGCACGTGA
- the st8sia5 gene encoding alpha-2,8-sialyltransferase 8E isoform X1: protein MLRRRIGYSDPSSGKDILSNRSLCFIFICAFGLVTLLQQILCGKNYIKSAQQFSRLKGDETGNWTGPINFSDDGPVRHARNGRKRCFRQNYHPDSQISVIVTPCLADIKKKKKRSQRYLENYHGSFEFNSTACKGFRQDIMDIKVLTMVKTSELFERWRNLHMCRWEQNKEEASNFKMSLSRCCNAPSFLFTTKRNTPAGTKLRYEVDTSGILPITNEVFKMFPDDMPYSKSQYKKCAVIGNGGIIKNSKCGKEIDSADFVFRCNIPPIGDKYSADVGMKTDLVTINPSIITERFQKLEKWRRPFFKVLQNYNSSVVLPAFYNTRNTDVSFRVKYLLDDFDSQRAVFFFHPQYLLNVQRFWAVQGIRAKRLSSGLMLATAALEMCEEVHLYGFWAFPMNPSGIFITHHYYDNVKPRPGFHAMPNELFNFIHMHTRGILHVHTGPCT from the exons ATGCTGCGCCGAAGGATTGGATACTCCGACCCCTCGTCGGGTAAAGATATACTCAGCAATAGGTCTCtttgtttcatatttatatGCGCATTTGGACTCGTCACACTGTTGCAACAAATCCTTTGTGGGAAGAACTACATTAAGAG TGCACAACAGTTTAGCCGACTCAAAGGGGACGAGACAGGAAATTGGACCGGTCCCATTAATTTCTCGGATGACGGACCCGTGCGGCATGCCAGAAATGGAAGGAAAAG ATGTTTCCGTCAGAATTATCACCCAGATTCACAGATCTCCGTAATAGTCACACCCTGCCTAGCCGAtattaagaagaaaaaaaaacgctctCAAAG GTACCTGGAGAATTATCATGGCTCCTTTGAGTTCAACTCCACTGCATGCAAGGGGTTCAGACAGGACATTATGGACATCAAAGTCTTGACAAT GGTGAAAACCTCCGAGCTGTTCGAGAGGTGGCGAAACCTGCACATGTGTAGGTGGGAGCAGAACAAAGAGGAGGCCAGCAACTTCAA GATGTCCCTGTCGCGCTGCTGTAACGCTCCTTCCTTTCTGTTCACCACCAAGAGGAACACTCCCGCAGGCACCAAGCTGAGGTACGAGGTGGACACCAGCGGCATCCTTCCCATCACCAACGAGGTCTTCAAGATGTTCCCGGAT GATATGCCCTATTCCAAGTCTCAGTACAAGAAATGTGCTGTTATAGGAAATGGCGGCATCATCAAGAACAGCAAATGTGGAAAGGAGATTGACTCGGCAGATTTTGTGTTTAG GTGCAACATTCCACCTATCGGTGACAAGTACTCAGCTGATGTCGGCATGAAAACAGATCTGGTGACAATAAATCCAAGTATTATTACAGAGAG ATTCCAGAAGCTGGAGAAGTGGCGGCGGCCGTTTTTCAAGGTCCTGCAGAATTACAACTCCTCCGTGGTGCTGCCGGCCTTCTACAACACCCGCAACACCGACGTCTCGTTCCGGGTCAAGTACTTGCTGGACGACTTCGACTCCCAGAGGGCCGTGTTCTTCTTCCACCCGCAGTACCTGCTCAACGTGCAGCGCTTCTGGGCGGTGCAGGGCATCCGGGCCAAGCGGCTCAGCAGCGGCCTGATGCTGGCGACGGCCGCCTTGGAGATGTGCGAGGAGGTGCACCTCTACGGCTTCTGGGCGTTTCCCATGAACCCCTCCGGCATCTTCATCACGCACCACTACTACGACAACGTGAAGCCGCGGCCCGGCTTCCACGCCATGCCCAACGAGCTCTTCAACTTCatccacatgcacacgcgcggGATCCTCCACGTGCACACGGGCCCGTGCACGTGA